From Bacteroidia bacterium, the proteins below share one genomic window:
- a CDS encoding DUF3822 family protein encodes MPPRGQIQEMSISDLLIRLAAKSLIQFPSENAIFVLKKHNGFHLLLLKKDRLLFANTFDFVAAEEVLYFCLNILKDYQISQELASLFYSENEYAEGVVELWRPYFANLISLESHFVLPRCQGEPAFDLREFNLLLQTVKCV; translated from the coding sequence ATGCCACCAAGAGGACAGATTCAAGAGATGTCAATTTCAGATTTATTAATTAGGTTGGCAGCAAAAAGTTTAATCCAATTTCCATCTGAAAATGCAATTTTTGTATTGAAGAAACATAATGGATTTCATCTATTGCTGTTAAAAAAAGACAGGTTATTGTTTGCTAATACCTTTGACTTTGTTGCTGCGGAAGAAGTATTGTATTTCTGTTTGAATATTCTAAAAGATTACCAAATTAGCCAAGAGTTAGCATCTTTGTTTTACTCAGAGAATGAATACGCAGAAGGTGTTGTCGAGCTATGGCGACCATATTTTGCAAATCTAATTTCTCTTGAATCCCATTTTGTTTTACCTCGATGCCAAGGTGAGCCTGCGTTTGATTTGAGAGAGTTCAATTTGTTGTTACAGACAGTAAAATGCGTATAA